One stretch of Musicola paradisiaca NCPPB 2511 DNA includes these proteins:
- the crl gene encoding sigma factor-binding protein Crl, with protein sequence MGLKSRLIKRFASLGPYLREDQCGDNRFFFDCLAVCVSIKPAPETREFWGWWLELDAQEQTLFYSYRFGLFDKAGNWLDEPIKEPEVQTKVRTTQQDFHIRLKNLVQELEPPFSLSERP encoded by the coding sequence ATGGGATTAAAAAGCAGACTCATAAAGCGCTTTGCCTCTCTAGGGCCTTATCTGCGCGAAGATCAATGTGGCGATAACCGGTTTTTCTTTGACTGTCTGGCGGTCTGTGTCAGTATCAAACCAGCGCCGGAAACGCGCGAATTTTGGGGATGGTGGCTGGAGCTGGACGCTCAGGAGCAGACCCTGTTTTATTCATACCGTTTTGGCTTGTTTGACAAGGCGGGCAACTGGCTTGATGAGCCTATTAAGGAGCCTGAGGTGCAAACAAAAGTACGTACAACCCAGCAGGATTTCCACATCCGGCTGAAAAATCTGGTACAGGAACTCGAACCTCCCTTTTCCCTTTCAGAACGACCGTGA
- the frsA gene encoding esterase FrsA gives MQANLSETLFKPRVKHQETSTLIHRTRNEAVSDKPMLSALEGRHNRNWYRMLNRLMWIWRGVGPWEIEEVLSRIAASQAERSHQQLLDTVIGYRSGNWIYEWVAQGMCQQQQATHEQNPNAAGQHWLNAANLYSIAAYPHLKGDELAEQAQTLSNRAYEEAAGLLSYELKNLAFPVEGGGSLTAFLHLPAQGRAPYPTVLMCGSLDMLQSDYHRLFLDYLAPAGMAMLTVDVPSVGFSSRWKLDQDSSFLHQQVLKALPDVPWVDHSRVTAFGFRFGANIAVRLAYLEAGRLKGVACLGPIVHHLLADSQRQSQVPDMYMDVMASRLGMPFSTDSALLTEMGRYSLKTQGLLGRRCPTPMLSAFWRGDVISPKEESLLITDSSANGKLLSLDFSPVYRNFDSALQQVTAWLHERS, from the coding sequence GTGCAGGCCAACTTGTCCGAAACGCTGTTTAAACCCAGGGTAAAACATCAGGAGACCTCCACGCTTATCCATCGGACTCGTAATGAGGCGGTGTCGGATAAGCCGATGCTGTCCGCGCTGGAAGGCCGGCATAATCGCAACTGGTATCGTATGCTTAACCGGCTGATGTGGATTTGGCGCGGCGTGGGGCCTTGGGAGATCGAAGAAGTTCTGTCTCGTATCGCCGCCAGCCAGGCCGAGCGCAGCCATCAACAGTTGCTGGATACCGTGATCGGCTACCGTAGTGGAAACTGGATTTATGAATGGGTGGCTCAGGGGATGTGTCAGCAGCAACAGGCGACCCATGAGCAAAATCCGAACGCGGCGGGTCAGCACTGGTTGAATGCCGCCAATTTGTACAGTATCGCCGCATATCCCCATCTTAAGGGCGATGAGTTGGCGGAGCAGGCCCAGACGTTGTCTAACCGTGCTTATGAAGAAGCCGCCGGGCTGTTGAGCTATGAGCTGAAAAATTTGGCTTTTCCGGTGGAAGGGGGCGGCAGTTTGACCGCGTTTTTGCATCTACCGGCGCAGGGGCGCGCACCTTATCCCACTGTGCTGATGTGCGGCAGTCTGGACATGCTGCAAAGCGATTATCATCGCCTGTTTCTGGATTATCTGGCGCCGGCGGGGATGGCGATGCTGACGGTGGATGTTCCTTCTGTTGGGTTTTCCTCCCGCTGGAAGCTTGATCAGGATTCAAGTTTTCTGCATCAGCAAGTGCTTAAAGCCCTGCCGGACGTGCCTTGGGTCGATCATTCCCGGGTGACGGCATTCGGTTTCCGTTTTGGCGCTAATATCGCTGTTCGACTGGCTTATCTTGAGGCAGGTCGTCTGAAAGGGGTGGCCTGTCTGGGGCCCATCGTTCACCATTTGCTGGCGGATTCCCAACGGCAGAGTCAGGTTCCCGATATGTACATGGATGTCATGGCCAGCCGATTGGGCATGCCGTTTTCAACCGACTCGGCGTTGCTGACGGAAATGGGGCGTTATTCGCTGAAAACTCAGGGATTACTTGGCCGACGTTGCCCGACGCCGATGCTATCGGCGTTCTGGCGAGGCGATGTCATCAGCCCGAAGGAAGAATCCCTGTTGATAACCGATTCGTCAGCGAATGGGAAACTGCTGTCGCTGGATTTCTCTCCGGTGTACAGAAATTTCGACTCCGCCTTGCAACAAGTCACTGCCTGGTTGCATGAGCGCTCTTAG
- a CDS encoding YfiR family protein, whose product MIKKRTLFVAFITALTLNFSWAHTPDLQDDLAQVAASDVRRTVSGIISYSRWPIFHNKKPLLCVFASSHFLSALITPPYLQEKAVFEAIKVENSEEFLSSGCDVVYFGEENEAQQMAIINRVQGQPLLTISEQSPRCLGGSSFCLIFADKRVSFSINMDALVRTGIRVNPDVLILAKTRDEHCE is encoded by the coding sequence ATGATCAAAAAGAGGACGCTCTTTGTTGCGTTTATCACGGCGTTAACCCTGAATTTTTCATGGGCGCATACTCCAGACCTGCAAGATGACCTGGCACAGGTGGCCGCATCGGATGTCCGACGGACGGTATCGGGCATCATCAGTTATTCCCGATGGCCGATATTCCATAATAAAAAACCGTTACTGTGCGTATTTGCCTCCTCCCATTTTTTATCGGCGTTGATCACACCGCCTTATCTGCAGGAAAAAGCGGTATTTGAAGCGATAAAAGTGGAAAATAGCGAGGAGTTTTTATCGTCCGGGTGCGATGTCGTCTACTTTGGCGAAGAGAACGAAGCCCAGCAGATGGCGATTATCAACCGCGTCCAGGGCCAGCCGCTACTGACGATCTCCGAACAATCCCCCAGGTGTCTTGGCGGGAGCTCTTTTTGCCTGATTTTTGCTGATAAACGTGTGAGTTTTTCCATCAATATGGATGCGTTGGTTCGGACTGGAATTCGTGTAAATCCTGATGTTTTGATTCTCGCTAAGACTCGGGATGAACATTGTGAATAG
- a CDS encoding class II glutamine amidotransferase, with protein MCELLGMSANVPTDICFSFTGLMQRGGRTGPHRDGWGITFYEGNGCRTFKDPLPGCDSPIAQLVQNYPIKSRAVVSHIRQANRGEVTLENTHPFTRELWGRNWTFAHNGQLKGYRSLKTGNFRPVGQTDSEYAFCWLLHQLSQRYPRKPTYWPSVFRYIASLADQLREKGVFNMLLSDGDFVMGYCSTRLHWITRRAPFGKATLLDDDVEIDFQQQTTPDDVVTVLATLPLTGNETWHALMPGEFVLFRLGERIV; from the coding sequence ATGTGTGAACTGCTGGGGATGAGCGCCAATGTTCCAACGGATATCTGTTTCAGCTTTACCGGGTTGATGCAGCGAGGCGGTCGTACCGGGCCGCACCGTGACGGCTGGGGGATTACGTTTTACGAGGGGAACGGCTGTCGAACGTTCAAGGATCCTCTGCCTGGTTGCGACTCTCCCATCGCCCAATTGGTGCAAAATTATCCTATCAAGTCCCGCGCTGTGGTTTCTCATATCCGGCAGGCGAATCGCGGCGAAGTCACGCTGGAGAATACCCATCCGTTTACCCGTGAACTGTGGGGACGTAACTGGACGTTCGCCCACAACGGCCAGTTGAAGGGCTACCGTAGTCTGAAAACCGGCAATTTCCGGCCGGTAGGTCAAACGGATAGCGAATATGCCTTCTGCTGGCTGCTGCATCAATTGTCTCAGCGTTATCCGCGTAAGCCGACGTACTGGCCGTCAGTGTTCCGTTACATTGCTTCGCTGGCGGATCAGCTCAGGGAGAAAGGGGTATTCAACATGCTGCTGTCGGACGGTGATTTCGTGATGGGGTACTGTTCGACCCGTTTGCACTGGATTACCCGGCGGGCGCCGTTCGGCAAGGCAACGCTGCTTGATGACGATGTGGAAATCGACTTTCAGCAACAAACCACGCCTGACGACGTGGTCACTGTGCTGGCGACATTACCGCTCACCGGCAATGAAACCTGGCATGCGCTCATGCCAGGTGAGTTTGTCTTATTTCGCTTGGGCGAACGCATAGTGTGA
- a CDS encoding diguanylate cyclase domain-containing protein has protein sequence MNIVNSSEPNTPHCAGNATFRQALTRINMLVVIITMVVSWMLITAASLFSFKQYADKNLQLLAYTLSRNVEAAVVFRDGTAANEMLASLGQQEQFRRAVLSDAKGNVLTNWRAAEQEEPGWFSLFTSRWLFRGSVKQSIYHRGQLVGYLEIAGTDTTIRQFVSFSLLSLTLCILLASILAIFISHRLHRGLIQALHNIAEVVHDIRNNRHFSRRIPKVKIAELDSFGHDLNSLLDEIESWQQQMRKENDSLLERSLRDPLTGLANRTAFLGALGNILADRHHQTSAALLFMDGNSFKHINDTYGHAAGDQVLIAIANRLARYSRKQDLAARLGGDEFALILADIHDVSDVERVADSIRQAMQEPIPLDESLKVSISLSIGIAMTEPEMTPEALMAQADKAMYLDKQYFRLATTRMRRLSESVL, from the coding sequence ATGAACATTGTGAATAGTTCAGAACCTAACACGCCTCATTGCGCCGGGAATGCAACATTCAGGCAGGCATTGACCCGCATTAATATGCTGGTGGTGATTATCACCATGGTGGTTTCGTGGATGCTGATTACCGCCGCTTCGTTGTTTTCCTTTAAACAGTATGCGGATAAAAATCTGCAGCTGCTGGCCTATACCCTGAGCCGTAATGTTGAAGCGGCAGTCGTTTTTCGCGATGGTACGGCGGCGAACGAAATGCTGGCGAGTTTGGGCCAGCAGGAGCAATTCCGTCGCGCTGTGCTGAGCGATGCCAAGGGTAATGTGCTGACTAACTGGCGTGCCGCAGAACAAGAGGAGCCTGGTTGGTTTTCCCTGTTTACCTCGCGCTGGCTGTTTCGCGGTTCGGTAAAACAGTCCATCTATCATCGCGGACAACTGGTGGGGTATCTGGAGATTGCCGGTACCGATACGACGATAAGACAGTTCGTCTCGTTCTCTTTGTTGTCGCTGACGCTGTGCATTTTATTGGCGTCAATATTGGCTATTTTTATTTCCCACCGTCTGCACCGCGGTCTGATCCAGGCTCTGCACAATATTGCCGAAGTCGTGCACGACATTCGTAATAATCGTCATTTTTCCCGACGTATACCCAAGGTGAAAATCGCCGAGCTCGACAGTTTTGGGCATGATCTCAATAGCTTGCTGGATGAAATCGAAAGCTGGCAGCAGCAGATGCGCAAGGAGAATGACTCTCTGCTCGAACGTTCGTTGCGCGATCCCTTGACCGGGTTGGCGAATCGCACGGCATTTTTGGGGGCGCTGGGAAACATTCTGGCGGATCGGCACCATCAGACGAGTGCGGCATTGCTGTTTATGGACGGCAACAGTTTTAAGCATATCAACGATACCTATGGACATGCCGCAGGCGATCAGGTGCTGATAGCGATAGCGAATCGGCTGGCGCGTTATTCCCGCAAGCAGGATTTAGCGGCCCGGCTGGGAGGCGACGAATTCGCCCTGATTCTGGCGGATATCCATGACGTCAGTGACGTAGAACGGGTAGCGGACAGCATCCGTCAAGCCATGCAGGAGCCGATTCCGCTAGATGAATCGCTGAAAGTAAGCATATCGCTGAGTATCGGCATTGCGATGACGGAGCCGGAGATGACGCCGGAAGCGTTGATGGCGCAGGCCGATAAAGCGATGTATCTGGACAAGCAGTATTTTCGATTGGCGACGACGCGGATGCGCCGGTTATCGGAATCTGTACTCTAA
- the pepD gene encoding beta-Ala-His dipeptidase — translation MSALSQLSPQPLWDIFASICAIPHPSYHEEQIAAYILARAQECSIHAERDQVGNILLRKPATAGMENRKPVVLQAHLDMVPQKNNDTVHDFTTDPITPRIDGEWVKACGTTLGADNGIGMASALAVLFDDSVEHGPLEVLLTMTEEAGMDGAFGLQPGWLQGEMLINTDSEEEGEVYVGCAGGIDFKTRLPLTREALPAGYQTLTLTIKGLKGGHSGCDIHLGLGNVNKLLARFLAEQAIALDLRIVDLHGGTLRNAIPREGAATLAVAADNVASLQTAVQHYLSTLKLELGAVEKNIDIKLEPTENGTAVLNIDSRDRLIALLNSMPNGVIRMSDDFKGVVETSLNVGVVTLNDTHAEIHCLIRSLIDSGKEYVVGVLTSLGRLAGAETVTKGGYPGWKPDATSPAMQLVRETYQTLFGKTPNIMVIHAGLECGLFKKPYPEMDMVSIGPTITGPHSPDEKVNIASVALYWQLLTALLKAIPERR, via the coding sequence GTGTCTGCATTATCCCAACTCTCCCCACAGCCGCTGTGGGACATTTTTGCCAGCATCTGCGCGATTCCGCATCCGTCCTATCATGAAGAGCAGATCGCCGCCTATATTCTCGCTCGGGCCCAGGAATGCAGTATCCATGCCGAGCGAGATCAAGTGGGTAATATCCTGCTGAGAAAACCGGCCACCGCCGGAATGGAGAACCGCAAACCGGTTGTTCTGCAGGCACACTTGGATATGGTGCCGCAGAAAAATAACGATACTGTCCACGATTTTACCACTGACCCCATTACCCCCAGGATTGACGGTGAATGGGTCAAAGCCTGCGGCACGACGCTGGGTGCGGACAACGGTATCGGTATGGCATCGGCACTGGCCGTTCTGTTTGACGACAGCGTCGAACACGGCCCATTGGAAGTGCTGTTGACCATGACGGAAGAAGCGGGCATGGACGGCGCTTTCGGCCTGCAACCGGGCTGGCTACAGGGTGAAATGCTGATCAATACCGATTCCGAAGAAGAGGGCGAAGTTTATGTTGGCTGTGCGGGCGGTATCGATTTCAAAACCCGCTTGCCGCTGACGCGCGAAGCGCTCCCGGCCGGTTATCAAACACTGACATTGACCATTAAGGGACTGAAAGGCGGCCATTCCGGCTGCGATATTCACCTTGGGCTCGGCAACGTCAACAAACTGCTGGCGCGTTTTCTCGCCGAACAAGCCATCGCGCTGGATCTGCGCATTGTCGATCTGCACGGCGGAACCCTGCGCAACGCCATTCCACGCGAAGGCGCCGCCACGCTGGCGGTTGCGGCCGACAACGTCGCATCGCTGCAAACGGCGGTTCAGCATTATCTGAGCACGCTGAAACTGGAGCTGGGCGCCGTAGAGAAAAATATCGACATTAAACTGGAGCCGACGGAAAACGGCACGGCCGTGCTGAATATCGACAGCCGCGACCGATTAATCGCGCTGCTCAACAGCATGCCGAACGGCGTTATTCGTATGAGTGATGATTTCAAAGGCGTCGTCGAAACTTCGCTGAATGTGGGTGTCGTTACGCTAAATGATACCCATGCGGAGATTCACTGCCTGATCCGCTCGCTGATCGACAGCGGCAAAGAGTATGTCGTCGGCGTCCTGACGTCGCTGGGCCGTCTGGCTGGTGCGGAAACCGTCACCAAAGGCGGTTATCCGGGCTGGAAGCCGGACGCGACCTCCCCGGCCATGCAACTGGTACGCGAAACATATCAGACGCTGTTCGGCAAAACCCCGAATATCATGGTGATTCATGCCGGGCTGGAATGCGGTCTGTTCAAGAAGCCGTATCCGGAAATGGATATGGTTTCGATCGGCCCGACGATTACCGGCCCGCATTCGCCCGATGAAAAAGTCAACATTGCCAGTGTGGCGCTGTACTGGCAATTGCTCACCGCACTGCTGAAAGCCATCCCGGAACGGCGTTAA
- the dpaA gene encoding peptidoglycan meso-diaminopimelic acid protein amidase: MQKVALSLAMLFFLPSVAINSHAAQTAPVTTNTTQQPLQQPQQSAIGSPVYIQIFKEERVLELYSKSGNDYRLVQSYPICKFSGGLGPKKTEGDFKSPEGFYQVDLRQLKPDSRYYRAINVGFPNEYDRAQGYSGRYLMIHGECVSIGCYAMTNKSIDEIYTYVEKALRNGQQKVDIAIYPFRMTEQNMKRHSRSVDYKFWSQLQPGYAFFNLTHQPPAVSVANGQYVINNKTIPASPPASHYAFAQAK, from the coding sequence ATGCAAAAAGTCGCACTATCGCTTGCGATGTTGTTTTTTTTGCCTTCCGTTGCCATCAACAGCCATGCCGCTCAAACCGCGCCGGTAACGACCAATACGACACAACAGCCCCTGCAACAGCCGCAGCAGTCCGCCATCGGTTCACCCGTGTATATCCAGATTTTCAAGGAAGAGCGGGTATTGGAACTGTATAGCAAATCAGGGAATGACTATCGTCTGGTGCAGAGTTACCCCATCTGCAAATTTTCCGGCGGGTTGGGGCCGAAGAAGACCGAAGGCGATTTCAAAAGCCCGGAAGGGTTTTATCAGGTGGATTTACGTCAGTTGAAACCCGACAGCCGCTACTATCGCGCCATCAATGTCGGCTTTCCCAACGAATACGATCGCGCTCAGGGGTATTCCGGCCGTTATCTGATGATCCACGGCGAATGCGTGTCCATCGGTTGCTACGCGATGACCAACAAGTCTATCGACGAAATCTATACCTATGTCGAAAAGGCGCTGCGCAACGGTCAACAGAAAGTGGATATCGCTATTTATCCGTTCCGGATGACGGAGCAAAACATGAAGCGTCACAGCCGTTCGGTGGATTACAAATTCTGGTCGCAGTTACAGCCGGGTTATGCCTTTTTCAACCTAACCCATCAACCGCCCGCAGTATCGGTGGCGAACGGCCAGTATGTGATCAACAACAAAACCATACCGGCCAGTCCGCCCGCATCACACTATGCGTTCGCCCAAGCGAAATAA
- the gpt gene encoding xanthine phosphoribosyltransferase, with product MSEKYVVTWDMLQIHARKLAQRLLPAEQWKGIIAVSRGGLVPGSLLARELSIRHVDTVCISSYDHDNQRELKVLKRAEGDGEGFIVIDDLVDTGGTAKAIREMYPKAHFVTIFAKPAGRPLVDDYVVDIPQDTWIEQPWDMGVVFVPPLSGR from the coding sequence ATGAGTGAAAAATACGTCGTCACCTGGGATATGTTGCAAATTCATGCCCGTAAACTGGCTCAGCGTCTGCTGCCGGCCGAACAATGGAAAGGCATTATCGCCGTCAGCCGCGGTGGTTTAGTGCCAGGGTCGTTGTTGGCCCGTGAATTGAGTATTCGTCATGTCGATACCGTGTGTATTTCCAGTTACGATCATGACAATCAGCGAGAACTGAAAGTATTGAAACGCGCTGAAGGTGATGGTGAAGGTTTTATCGTGATTGACGATCTGGTGGATACCGGTGGAACCGCCAAAGCCATTCGCGAGATGTACCCCAAAGCTCATTTTGTAACGATTTTCGCCAAACCGGCCGGCCGGCCGTTAGTCGATGATTACGTTGTTGATATTCCGCAGGATACCTGGATTGAACAGCCGTGGGACATGGGTGTGGTGTTTGTACCGCCGTTGTCTGGTCGTTGA
- the lpcA gene encoding D-sedoheptulose 7-phosphate isomerase, with translation MYQDLIRNELNEAAATLNAFLSDDANIQSIQNAAVLLADAFKAGGKVISCGNGGSHCDAMHFAEELTGRYRENRPGYPAIAISDPSHLSCVSNDFGYDFVFSRYVESLGREGDVLLGISTSGNSGNIIKAINAARAKRMKVITLTGKDGGKMAGMADVEIRVPHFGYADRIQEVHIKAIHILIQLVEKEMAGH, from the coding sequence ATGTATCAGGACTTAATCCGTAATGAGTTGAATGAAGCGGCTGCCACGCTGAACGCATTTTTAAGTGACGACGCCAATATTCAATCTATACAGAATGCCGCGGTATTGCTGGCCGATGCGTTCAAAGCCGGCGGTAAGGTTATTTCTTGTGGCAATGGCGGCTCTCACTGTGACGCCATGCATTTTGCCGAGGAGCTGACCGGCCGCTACCGCGAGAATCGCCCGGGGTATCCGGCCATTGCGATTTCCGATCCGAGCCATCTCTCTTGCGTCAGCAATGACTTCGGTTATGACTTCGTCTTTTCCCGTTATGTGGAATCCCTGGGGCGTGAAGGCGATGTTTTACTGGGTATTTCTACGTCGGGCAATTCCGGCAACATCATTAAAGCGATCAACGCCGCTCGCGCTAAGCGCATGAAAGTGATTACCCTGACCGGCAAGGACGGCGGCAAGATGGCGGGAATGGCGGATGTCGAGATTCGCGTTCCGCATTTTGGCTATGCCGACCGTATTCAGGAAGTGCATATCAAGGCGATTCACATTCTGATTCAACTGGTTGAGAAAGAAATGGCGGGCCACTGA
- the proA gene encoding glutamate-5-semialdehyde dehydrogenase: MLEHMGKAAKQASYQLASLSSSQKNQVLMTIAELLETQSSVILAANALDVADARENGMSAALLDRLQLTPARLSAIADDVRQVCRLNDPVGEVIDGRILDNGLKLERRRVPLGVVGVIYEARPNVTVDVASLCLKTGNAVILRGGKETYRTNAATVNVIQQALEQHGLPAETIQAIESPDRELVNQLLKLDRYVDMLIPRGGAGLHKLCREQSTIPVITGGIGVCHIFADESIDFEKALVVIESAKVQRPSACNSLETLLVHRAIAGRFLPQLSEKMALANVTLHASASAMPHLFEGPARVVAVNEQDYDDEWLSNDLNVTIVDDMEAAIAHIRQHGTQHSDAILTHSMTNAERFVREVDSSAVYVNASTRFTDGGQFGLGAEVAVSTQKLHARGPMGLEALTTYKWIGYGNDLIRE, from the coding sequence ATGCTGGAGCACATGGGGAAAGCAGCAAAGCAGGCGTCTTATCAATTGGCGTCGTTGAGTTCATCGCAGAAAAATCAGGTTCTGATGACCATCGCCGAGCTGCTGGAAACGCAGAGCAGTGTGATTCTGGCCGCGAATGCGCTGGACGTGGCCGATGCCAGAGAAAACGGTATGAGCGCCGCGTTGCTGGATCGCCTGCAACTGACTCCGGCGCGGTTGTCGGCGATTGCCGACGACGTGCGTCAGGTTTGCCGCCTGAACGATCCGGTTGGCGAAGTTATCGATGGCCGCATTCTGGATAATGGCTTGAAACTGGAGCGCCGCCGGGTACCGCTGGGCGTTGTTGGCGTCATTTATGAAGCCCGTCCGAACGTGACGGTGGATGTCGCCAGTCTGTGTCTGAAAACCGGCAATGCCGTGATTCTGCGCGGCGGTAAGGAAACCTATCGCACTAACGCGGCAACGGTAAACGTCATTCAACAGGCGCTGGAGCAGCATGGCTTGCCTGCAGAGACTATTCAGGCGATTGAAAGCCCTGACCGTGAGCTGGTAAACCAGTTGCTGAAGCTTGATCGTTATGTGGATATGCTGATCCCCCGCGGCGGCGCAGGCTTGCACAAACTGTGTCGCGAACAGTCCACCATCCCGGTGATTACCGGTGGAATTGGGGTTTGCCATATCTTTGCCGACGAAAGCATTGATTTTGAAAAGGCGCTGGTCGTTATCGAAAGCGCGAAGGTACAGCGTCCCAGCGCCTGCAATAGTCTGGAAACCCTGCTGGTGCATCGGGCGATTGCCGGGCGTTTTCTGCCGCAACTCAGTGAGAAAATGGCACTGGCGAATGTCACTTTGCATGCCAGCGCTTCCGCGATGCCTCATTTGTTTGAGGGGCCGGCGCGGGTCGTGGCGGTAAACGAACAGGATTACGATGACGAATGGCTGTCGAATGACCTTAACGTCACTATCGTGGACGACATGGAGGCAGCGATTGCGCATATCCGCCAGCATGGGACGCAACATTCCGATGCGATTTTGACGCACTCGATGACGAACGCGGAGCGCTTCGTCCGAGAAGTGGATTCATCGGCGGTTTATGTCAATGCCAGCACTCGTTTCACCGATGGCGGCCAGTTCGGGCTCGGTGCGGAAGTCGCCGTCAGTACCCAGAAACTGCATGCGCGCGGCCCGATGGGGTTGGAAGCGCTGACCACCTATAAATGGATTGGCTACGGTAATGATCTGATCCGCGAATAA
- the dinB gene encoding DNA polymerase IV has product MRKIIHIDMDCFYAAIEMRDNPRLRHIPLAIGGRADRRGVISTANYPARRYGVHSAMATATALRLCPHLTLLPGRMDVYKAVSYQIRQIFARYTSLIEPLSLDEAYLDVTDSTQCSGSATLIAEEIRQTIANELQLTASAGVAPIKFLAKVASEQNKPDGLFVITPAHMEPFLLSLPLANIPGVGKVTAGRLAERGLHNCADVRGYALAELLKEFGKFGRILWERCHGIDERRVSPERLRKSVGVETTLAQDIHDWPACEALIERLYAELEARLRRVRPDLHIARQGVKLKFDDFRQTTQEHVWPKLNKSDLIRLAHQTWQQRRESRGVRLVGLHVSLLDPQLERQLVFQWE; this is encoded by the coding sequence ATGCGCAAAATCATTCATATCGATATGGATTGCTTTTATGCGGCAATAGAGATGCGGGACAACCCGCGTCTGCGCCATATTCCTCTGGCGATTGGCGGTCGAGCCGATCGGCGCGGCGTGATTAGCACCGCCAACTATCCGGCACGCCGTTACGGCGTTCACAGCGCGATGGCGACGGCTACCGCGCTGCGGTTGTGCCCTCATCTGACGCTGTTGCCCGGTCGGATGGACGTGTATAAAGCCGTTTCGTATCAAATTCGGCAGATCTTCGCCCGTTATACCTCGCTGATCGAACCCCTGTCGCTGGACGAAGCCTATCTGGATGTGACCGACAGTACGCAATGCAGTGGTTCCGCGACGTTGATCGCCGAAGAAATCCGTCAAACGATAGCCAATGAATTGCAGTTAACCGCGTCCGCAGGCGTTGCGCCCATCAAGTTCCTGGCCAAAGTGGCGTCGGAGCAAAATAAGCCCGACGGGCTGTTCGTGATAACACCGGCGCACATGGAGCCGTTTCTGCTGTCGTTGCCGTTAGCGAACATTCCTGGCGTGGGTAAAGTGACCGCAGGGCGTTTGGCCGAGCGGGGGCTGCACAATTGCGCTGATGTGCGGGGTTATGCGTTGGCGGAGTTGCTGAAGGAGTTTGGCAAGTTTGGCCGGATACTGTGGGAGCGCTGCCACGGGATTGATGAACGCCGGGTTTCCCCCGAACGTTTACGTAAGTCGGTCGGCGTGGAAACCACGCTGGCCCAGGATATTCATGACTGGCCGGCCTGTGAGGCGTTGATCGAGCGGTTGTACGCTGAACTTGAGGCCCGTCTGCGGCGCGTCCGGCCGGATCTGCATATCGCCCGACAGGGGGTAAAGCTGAAATTCGATGATTTCCGGCAGACGACGCAGGAGCACGTCTGGCCGAAGCTGAACAAATCTGATCTGATCCGGCTGGCGCATCAAACCTGGCAGCAGCGTCGGGAATCGCGCGGTGTTCGGTTGGTGGGGCTGCACGTTTCGTTACTGGATCCCCAGTTGGAACGCCAGTTGGTGTTTCAATGGGAGTAG